From the genome of Maribacter algicola, one region includes:
- a CDS encoding M81 family metallopeptidase: MKKIVLLFVLSLFSFLGCKNQSEEKTEQKELPKIAIAGLGIESSTFSPAQTEEAAFHARIGDSIFGRYSFFDADSDIRKRAEWVPTLLGKSLPGGIVTREAYESMVEKTLKMLKENMPYDGLFFDIHGAMSVVGLEDAEGDLIKRIREVVGPDVLISTSMDLHGNVSERLAKHSDLITCYRMAPHEDALESKERSIRLLLERLENGKGKPAYKAWIPVPILLPGEKTSTRIEPGKSLYAKVPEVADQEGVIDAAIWIGYAWADEPRNHAVVMVTGDDKEKVTMGAEKLAKAFWDVRHEFEFVAPVGTLEESLKLALESDKKPYIISDMGDNPTAGGAGDVTWTLDKILQRPEFKSGDGPTLIYASIPGPELVEKALEVGVGGTITGKAGSAVDNRFAPPLELSGTIEAIQEGDRDAEVEVVVKVGSVHVIVTKKRKPYHHKSDFTNLGLKPTESDIIVVKIGYLVPELYDMRGDWIMALTPGGVDQDLERLGYQNIKRPMFPLDADMATPDLSARLIPASNE; encoded by the coding sequence ATGAAAAAAATTGTCCTCTTATTTGTCCTTTCCCTTTTTAGTTTTCTTGGGTGCAAAAATCAGTCCGAAGAGAAAACAGAACAAAAAGAGCTACCAAAAATCGCCATTGCCGGTTTAGGCATTGAATCCAGTACATTTTCCCCGGCACAAACCGAGGAAGCCGCTTTTCATGCTAGAATAGGAGATTCTATTTTTGGAAGATATTCTTTTTTTGATGCCGATAGTGATATACGTAAACGTGCGGAGTGGGTGCCTACCTTGTTGGGAAAATCCCTTCCAGGAGGTATTGTTACGAGAGAGGCTTATGAATCCATGGTAGAAAAAACCTTGAAAATGCTTAAGGAGAACATGCCCTACGACGGACTCTTCTTTGATATCCACGGGGCCATGAGCGTTGTGGGACTTGAGGACGCCGAAGGTGATTTAATCAAGCGTATAAGAGAAGTTGTGGGACCCGATGTGTTGATTTCGACCTCTATGGATCTCCATGGGAACGTTTCAGAAAGGCTGGCTAAACATAGTGATTTGATAACCTGTTATCGCATGGCTCCGCATGAGGATGCTTTGGAATCTAAAGAGCGTTCCATACGTCTCCTTTTGGAACGCTTGGAAAATGGTAAAGGAAAACCTGCATACAAGGCATGGATTCCCGTTCCTATTTTGCTGCCAGGGGAAAAAACAAGCACCCGTATCGAGCCCGGTAAAAGTCTATATGCCAAAGTTCCTGAAGTCGCAGACCAAGAAGGCGTCATAGATGCCGCAATCTGGATCGGTTATGCCTGGGCGGATGAACCCAGAAACCATGCCGTGGTCATGGTTACGGGTGACGATAAGGAAAAGGTTACTATGGGTGCTGAAAAATTGGCGAAGGCCTTTTGGGACGTTCGGCACGAATTTGAATTTGTAGCCCCCGTGGGAACTTTGGAAGAGAGCCTGAAATTGGCGCTTGAAAGTGACAAAAAACCTTATATAATAAGCGATATGGGCGATAACCCAACGGCAGGTGGCGCAGGGGATGTTACTTGGACCTTGGATAAAATCTTACAGCGACCCGAATTTAAATCGGGAGACGGGCCAACTTTGATTTATGCCTCCATCCCGGGACCGGAACTTGTGGAAAAAGCTCTGGAAGTTGGTGTTGGCGGTACGATTACTGGTAAAGCGGGATCTGCAGTGGATAATCGATTTGCTCCGCCTTTGGAGCTTTCCGGGACCATAGAAGCGATTCAGGAAGGAGACCGTGACGCCGAAGTGGAAGTGGTAGTAAAAGTAGGAAGTGTTCACGTCATCGTAACCAAAAAACGAAAGCCGTATCACCATAAAAGCGATTTTACGAATTTGGGACTAAAGCCTACAGAATCAGATATTATCGTGGTTAAAATCGGTTATTTGGTACCGGAATTATACGATATGCGTGGGGATTGGATCATGGCACTAACTCCTGGGGGGGTGGACCAAGATTTGGAACGATTGGGGTATCAGAATATCAAACGGCCAATGTTTCCATTGGATGCCGATATGGCAACTCCGGACTTAAGCGCAAGATTGATTCCAGCCTCTAATGAATAG
- a CDS encoding DUF2461 domain-containing protein, producing the protein MDFKNLITFLEELNKNNNKEWMDAHRKWYHSVRDEFIDWLDVLNTHLLKVYDAYYDTPGKKGINRINNNLLYHPNRPIYKDHFGAGLDKRPNTGDFYIEIGLEESMFAGGLWRPDPKRLASIRDAIDYNGEELKAILEKPSFRKTFGGLVEDVTLTRPPKGFSDDHPHIDLLKQKTFAVMVKFDNEELFQPNFNEKVFEIYREMLPFRAYLNQAISV; encoded by the coding sequence GTGGATTTCAAAAACCTAATAACCTTCCTAGAAGAACTTAATAAAAACAACAACAAAGAGTGGATGGATGCCCATAGAAAGTGGTACCATTCGGTCAGGGATGAGTTCATTGATTGGCTCGATGTGTTGAATACGCATTTGTTGAAAGTATATGATGCGTATTACGATACCCCTGGCAAAAAGGGAATCAACAGAATTAACAACAACCTTTTATACCATCCAAACCGACCCATTTATAAAGATCATTTTGGGGCCGGTTTGGACAAAAGACCCAATACGGGCGATTTTTACATTGAAATCGGTTTGGAGGAATCCATGTTCGCCGGTGGTCTTTGGCGACCAGATCCCAAAAGATTGGCCAGTATTCGTGATGCCATTGATTATAATGGGGAGGAACTAAAAGCCATTCTTGAAAAACCATCTTTTAGAAAGACTTTCGGTGGTCTAGTTGAGGATGTAACATTGACAAGGCCTCCAAAAGGTTTTTCTGATGACCATCCCCATATCGATTTGCTCAAGCAGAAAACCTTTGCCGTTATGGTAAAATTTGACAATGAGGAACTGTTCCAACCTAATTTTAACGAAAAGGTTTTCGAGATTTATCGGGAAATGTTACCCTTTAGAGCTTATTTAAACCAAGCGATTTCGGTGTAA
- a CDS encoding TIGR00266 family protein — MNAHEIDYEIFGEEMQYVEIELDPQEAVVAEAGSFMMMDTNIKMNTIFGDGSNQDNSVLGKIFSAGKRMLTGESLFMTAFLNIGQGKKKVSFASPYPGKIVPIDLSELGGRFICQKDAFLCAAKGVSVGIEFSKRLGRGLFGGEGFIMQKLEGDGMTFVHAGGTLAKKTLGPGEVLKVDTGCIVGFTKDVDYDIEFIGGIRNTVFGGEGLFFASLRGPGTVYIQSLPFSRLAGRVWAAAPRGGGKDKGEGSILGGLGDLLDGDNRF, encoded by the coding sequence ATGAATGCACACGAAATAGATTACGAGATTTTTGGCGAGGAAATGCAATATGTGGAGATAGAGCTAGACCCCCAAGAGGCCGTTGTGGCCGAGGCCGGAAGCTTTATGATGATGGACACCAATATTAAAATGAATACTATTTTTGGGGATGGGAGCAATCAGGACAACAGCGTATTGGGAAAGATTTTCTCCGCAGGAAAACGTATGCTTACCGGCGAAAGTCTTTTTATGACGGCCTTTCTTAATATTGGGCAAGGCAAAAAGAAGGTGAGTTTTGCATCGCCCTATCCTGGAAAAATTGTTCCTATAGATTTATCAGAACTCGGAGGAAGGTTCATTTGTCAAAAGGATGCCTTTCTCTGTGCGGCCAAAGGCGTATCCGTCGGCATTGAATTTTCAAAAAGACTGGGTCGCGGACTCTTTGGTGGTGAAGGTTTCATCATGCAGAAACTGGAGGGAGATGGAATGACTTTTGTTCATGCAGGAGGTACTTTGGCCAAAAAGACTTTGGGACCTGGGGAGGTTTTGAAAGTAGATACGGGTTGTATAGTTGGTTTTACCAAGGATGTGGATTATGATATAGAATTTATTGGCGGTATACGAAATACGGTGTTTGGCGGCGAAGGACTCTTTTTTGCTTCCCTGCGTGGCCCTGGAACGGTTTATATACAATCCTTGCCTTTTAGCCGATTGGCTGGTCGTGTTTGGGCGGCTGCGCCCAGAGGCGGTGGTAAGGATAAAGGAGAGGGTAGTATTCTAGGTGGTCTTGGCGATTTGTTGGACGGCGATAATAGATTCTAA